In a genomic window of Oncorhynchus kisutch isolate 150728-3 linkage group LG9, Okis_V2, whole genome shotgun sequence:
- the LOC116375243 gene encoding dentin sialophosphoprotein-like has protein sequence MMKIKLLLLIWTASVNSLPWQASPLSGVSPWGIGEGHERGEDPDGSSARTGQDSRKGWGLALEGFPGVTPTTFPQPTRAQDSGPSPRPTYVRRGRSLKVDDIASNDITEEELTMSYKTLPGYSVDRLLGEEFGDYGMQRDSPGSESHTGKDPTDHNDSSKSSDSVDSNTSSDSSDSSKSSDSNTSSDSSDSSKSSDSSDSSDSSDSSDSSDSSDSSDSSDSSDSSDSSDSSDSSDSSDSSDSSDSSDSSDSSDSSDSSDSSDSSDSSDSSDSSDSSDSSDSSDSSDSSDSSDSSDSSDSSDSSDSSDSSDSSDSSDSSDSSDSSDSSDSSDSSDSSDSSDSSDSSDSSDSGNTSESSNSSDSK, from the exons ATGATGAAGATCAAACTGCTTCTGCTGATCTGGACTGCATCTGTGAACAGCCTGCCG TGGCAAGCCTCCCCCCTGTCTGGCGTCAGCCcctgggggataggagagggtcacgagagaggagaggacccagACGGCAGCTCAGCCCGGACTGGCCAGGACAGTAGAAAGGGGTGGGGTCTCGCCTTAGAGGGGTTTCCGGGAGTCACGCCTACCACGTTCCCTCAACCAACCAGAGCACAGGACAGTGGCCCCTCTCCCAGACCTACTTACGTGAGGAGGGGGCGTAGTCTCAAGGTTGATGACATCGCCAGCAATGACATTACAGAGGAGGAGCTGACAATGTCCTATAAAACTCTTCCTGGTTACAGTGTGGACCGGTTGCTAGGGGAGGAGTTTGGTGATTATGGGATGCAGAGGGACTCACCCGGCAGTGAATCGCATACCGGGAAAGACCCGACAGATCACAATGACTCCTCCAAATCAAGTGATTCAGTTGACTCTAACACCTCTAGTGATTCAAGCGATTCCTCCAAGTCAAGTGACTCTAACACCTCTAGTGATTCAAGCGATTCCTCCAAGTCAAGTGACTCTAGCGATTCAAGTGATTCCAGCGACTCAAGTGATTCAAGTGACTCTAGCGACTCAAGTGATTCAAGTGACTCTAGCGACTCTAGCGATTCAAGCGACTCTAGCGACTCTAGCGACTCTAGCGACTCTAGTGACTCTAGCGATTCTAGCGACTCAAGCGATTCTAGCGACTCAAGCGATTCCAGTGATTCTAGCGACTCAAGTGATTCTAGCGACTCTAGCGACTCAAGTGATTCTAGCGACTCAAGTGATTCTAGCGACTCAAGTGATTCTAGCGACTCAAGTGATTCTAGCGACTCTAGCGACTCAAGTGACTCTAGTGATTCAAGTGACTCTAGTGATTCAAGTGATTCTAGCGACTCAAGTGATTCTAGTGACTCAAGTGATTCTAGTGACTCAAGTGATTCTAGCGACTCAAGTGACTCTAGTGATTCAAGTGACTCTAGTGATTCAAGTGATTCTGGCAATACAAGTGAGTCAAGCAACTCTAGTGATTCTAAGTGA